From the Chloroflexus aurantiacus J-10-fl genome, one window contains:
- the pyrH gene encoding UMP kinase, protein MQQPKYRRILIKLSGEQIKGNDGEVISYDMLDFLAQEIGRVHRHGVEVAVVVGGGNIWRGHRAIERGMDAAQSHYMGMLATIINALAMQDALERHGLDTRAMTAIKMDEVAEPYIRRRATHHLEKGRVIILAAGTGNPYFTTDSAAALRAAEIHAEVILMAKNGVDGVYDDDPRRNPAATRFDHIHYLEALNRGLTVMDSTALTFCMDNNLPIIVFNALEPGTIERIVMGEHVGTLVSNQRGGA, encoded by the coding sequence ATGCAGCAGCCAAAATATCGCCGGATTTTAATCAAACTCAGCGGTGAACAGATCAAAGGCAACGATGGCGAGGTTATCAGTTACGATATGCTTGACTTCCTCGCCCAGGAGATTGGTCGCGTTCATCGCCACGGTGTAGAAGTAGCCGTAGTTGTCGGTGGTGGCAATATCTGGCGTGGTCATCGAGCCATTGAGCGCGGGATGGATGCCGCCCAATCGCACTACATGGGCATGCTGGCCACGATTATTAATGCTCTGGCCATGCAAGATGCCCTCGAACGCCATGGCCTCGACACGCGCGCAATGACTGCTATTAAGATGGATGAGGTGGCTGAGCCGTATATCCGCCGGCGGGCGACCCACCATCTGGAAAAAGGGCGCGTTATCATTCTGGCCGCCGGTACCGGCAACCCCTATTTCACGACCGACTCGGCAGCCGCTCTGCGCGCAGCCGAAATTCACGCTGAAGTCATCCTGATGGCAAAAAATGGTGTTGATGGCGTCTACGATGATGATCCCCGTCGCAATCCGGCAGCCACCCGCTTCGATCATATCCACTACCTCGAAGCTCTGAATCGTGGGCTGACGGTTATGGATAGTACGGCATTGACCTTCTGCATGGACAATAATCTGCCAATTATCGTGTTCAATGCGCTTGAACCCGGTACTATCGAGCGGATTGTGATGGGTGAACATGTCGGGACGCTTGTGAGTAATCAGCGAGGAGGCGCGTAA
- a CDS encoding ATP-binding protein → MDMPSLTGFPGQPAGSRLAYASERESTTGLAETLAALANAHGGTLIVSGGRGTSLAALHNPAAAIEMVLAAALSCTPPLIIPLPQIIEHQGMSLLAVEVPSGLPYVYAVQGRYLRREGANNVPLSPAALHRLFSERADVGWERQTPPGASLQELDSDLITAYARRVGPPAGDDPLALLTRRGCLIDGIPTNAGLLLFGRDVAARFPQAELTLVSYRGREPADTFEREDICAPLPEAIRRAERWLNEHMRKGSRMIGLEREDWTQFPPGAVREALVNAVAHRDYATRGEGIRITMFSDRLEVYSPGRLPGHVTLDNIRAERFSRNPAIVQVLADLGLVERLGYGIDRMLRQLASAGLPPATFRETAAGFLVILPGQPMAEAVPGGVDTAAWRRMGLNDRQIDALLFVVEHERITNRDLQEMHPDVSPETIRRDLSDLVSRGLLLKVGDKRATYYILK, encoded by the coding sequence ATGGACATGCCATCCCTCACCGGATTCCCCGGTCAACCAGCCGGGTCGCGGCTCGCGTATGCCAGCGAGCGTGAGAGCACTACCGGGCTTGCCGAAACCCTGGCCGCCCTGGCCAACGCTCACGGTGGTACCCTGATCGTCAGTGGCGGACGCGGAACAAGCCTGGCGGCTCTCCACAATCCGGCAGCAGCGATTGAAATGGTGCTGGCGGCAGCCCTCTCGTGTACGCCACCACTCATCATTCCCCTCCCCCAGATCATCGAACACCAGGGCATGTCACTGCTCGCCGTTGAAGTGCCGAGCGGCCTGCCCTACGTTTACGCCGTGCAGGGGCGGTATCTCCGGCGTGAGGGGGCAAATAATGTACCGCTGTCGCCGGCGGCGCTGCATCGTCTGTTTAGCGAACGGGCTGATGTCGGTTGGGAACGGCAGACGCCCCCCGGCGCGTCGTTGCAGGAACTGGATTCCGACCTCATCACCGCCTATGCCCGCCGGGTTGGCCCGCCGGCAGGCGACGACCCGCTCGCCTTACTCACCCGGCGCGGCTGTCTGATCGATGGCATTCCAACCAATGCCGGCCTGCTGCTGTTTGGCCGCGATGTCGCTGCCCGCTTTCCCCAGGCCGAACTAACCCTGGTGAGTTATCGTGGTCGCGAACCGGCAGACACCTTCGAGCGCGAAGATATTTGCGCTCCCCTTCCAGAGGCAATCCGCCGCGCCGAACGCTGGCTCAACGAGCATATGCGTAAAGGTTCGCGCATGATCGGCCTCGAACGCGAAGACTGGACGCAGTTTCCACCCGGCGCGGTGCGTGAGGCACTGGTCAATGCAGTGGCCCACCGTGACTATGCCACACGTGGCGAGGGCATTCGCATCACCATGTTCAGTGACCGGCTTGAAGTCTATTCGCCGGGCCGGCTGCCCGGTCACGTCACCCTCGACAATATCCGGGCTGAACGCTTCTCACGCAACCCGGCAATTGTGCAGGTACTGGCCGACCTCGGCCTGGTCGAACGGCTTGGCTACGGCATCGACCGCATGCTCCGCCAGTTAGCGTCTGCCGGCTTGCCACCGGCCACATTCCGCGAGACTGCTGCCGGCTTTCTGGTCATCTTACCAGGGCAGCCGATGGCCGAAGCTGTTCCCGGTGGTGTCGATACCGCAGCCTGGCGCCGCATGGGGCTTAATGATCGCCAGATTGATGCCTTGCTGTTCGTGGTCGAACACGAGCGGATCACCAACCGCGACTTGCAAGAGATGCATCCCGATGTCAGCCCCGAAACCATTCGCCGCGATCTCTCCGATCTGGTCAGCCGTGGCCTACTCTTGAAAGTCGGCGATAAACGGGCCACCTACTACATTCTCAAATGA
- a CDS encoding DUF5671 domain-containing protein: MIAVRRWYLFVSATIGLQGFTWSLIWLLYGILVADEQPVIEATALQLAAILVCLPLWLGHWLWGERLARRDRDERASAIRKLYLYGNLTLFLIALIGSVFDLLTAILRFILRIPGGDRVGQFEYGIIASSILGVLFAYHSVVARNDLHQAPLTGGGALVRRLYLLFAAGVGLAVWASSITTLAQQIANAFGGSLSLPILPELIASTIIGLVVWLGHWWRAQQLFASAEEDERASVLRKFYLYLVIVVSSLAAVTNATILLAGVFRQMVGLTVTGSPLDVLISSVVFLVIALYHSQVLRADAAVIPEAPRQAGVRRVAWYLVAAVGQLALVGGLGGMLSVIIRGVAGAETTSDLREPLSWFGAMLIVGLAVWAVCWRRIQRISSATGEAGVAERSSLTRRIYLFGFLFVASLTLLLAMMYILFRIISIALGEPFAGSLLADIAQALAFALIASGVLATHGLALRSDTRVREEAALAKQAQTRVAVVADDGLANQIATELRAQFPQLVIYVRDQSAEAEQQLANANLIVGTWRQTENPQWLNRYPARKLLVPLTDTNWMWVGVEPMTGTEIARQLADAVRQVLAGESLRPKRAVTAGTIVAVVVGVVLVVSLLSGSLVFLIALFSF, from the coding sequence ATGATAGCGGTGAGGCGCTGGTATCTGTTTGTGAGTGCCACGATTGGCCTCCAGGGCTTCACATGGTCGTTGATCTGGTTGCTCTACGGAATTCTGGTTGCCGATGAACAGCCGGTTATCGAGGCGACAGCGCTGCAACTGGCGGCCATACTGGTCTGTTTGCCGCTCTGGTTGGGGCATTGGTTGTGGGGTGAACGGCTGGCGCGACGTGATCGGGACGAACGAGCTTCGGCGATACGAAAACTCTATCTCTACGGCAACCTGACCCTGTTTTTGATTGCACTAATTGGAAGTGTTTTCGATCTGCTGACAGCAATACTGCGGTTTATCTTACGCATCCCAGGCGGCGACCGCGTTGGGCAGTTTGAATATGGGATCATTGCGTCATCGATCCTTGGTGTGCTCTTTGCCTACCACAGTGTCGTTGCCCGTAACGATCTCCATCAGGCACCGTTGACCGGTGGTGGTGCATTGGTGAGGCGTCTCTACCTGTTGTTTGCCGCCGGGGTTGGTCTGGCTGTCTGGGCAAGTAGTATTACGACGTTGGCTCAGCAAATAGCCAATGCCTTCGGCGGTTCCCTTTCGCTGCCGATCTTGCCCGAACTCATCGCCTCCACAATCATCGGTCTGGTCGTCTGGCTTGGTCACTGGTGGCGTGCGCAACAGCTTTTTGCCAGTGCGGAAGAAGATGAACGGGCATCAGTGTTGCGCAAGTTTTACCTCTACCTGGTGATTGTGGTGAGCAGTCTGGCAGCAGTGACAAATGCAACCATCCTGCTGGCCGGGGTGTTTCGCCAAATGGTGGGATTGACGGTAACCGGTAGCCCGCTAGATGTGCTGATCTCATCGGTTGTCTTCCTTGTCATCGCCCTGTATCACAGTCAGGTCTTGCGGGCCGATGCAGCGGTCATTCCCGAAGCTCCCCGTCAGGCCGGGGTGCGGCGTGTGGCATGGTACCTGGTGGCAGCCGTCGGGCAACTGGCTCTGGTTGGTGGTCTGGGTGGAATGTTGAGTGTGATCATTCGAGGTGTGGCCGGAGCCGAGACAACATCCGATCTCCGCGAACCACTGTCCTGGTTTGGGGCGATGCTGATTGTCGGGCTGGCAGTCTGGGCAGTGTGCTGGCGTCGGATACAGCGCATATCCAGCGCTACGGGTGAGGCAGGTGTGGCCGAGCGTAGCTCACTCACACGCCGTATCTACCTCTTCGGCTTCTTGTTCGTCGCCTCATTGACGCTTTTGCTGGCGATGATGTACATCCTCTTCCGCATCATCAGTATCGCACTGGGTGAGCCGTTTGCCGGTTCGCTGCTGGCCGACATTGCCCAGGCGTTGGCCTTCGCGCTGATTGCTAGTGGTGTGCTGGCAACTCACGGGCTTGCGCTACGATCTGACACGCGGGTGCGTGAGGAAGCAGCGCTGGCGAAACAGGCGCAGACGCGGGTCGCTGTTGTCGCCGATGATGGTCTGGCCAATCAGATTGCCACTGAATTGCGCGCACAATTTCCACAACTGGTCATCTACGTCAGGGATCAGTCTGCCGAAGCTGAACAGCAACTAGCGAACGCTAACCTGATCGTTGGCACGTGGCGCCAGACTGAGAATCCACAGTGGTTGAATCGCTATCCGGCGCGTAAATTGCTGGTACCGCTGACCGATACGAACTGGATGTGGGTGGGAGTGGAGCCGATGACGGGGACTGAGATTGCCCGTCAACTGGCAGATGCTGTGCGTCAGGTGCTGGCCGGTGAGTCATTGCGCCCCAAACGCGCAGTCACTGCCGGTACGATTGTGGCAGTAGTGGTTGGAGTAGTTTTGGTGGTTTCGTTGTTAAGCGGATCACTGGTATTTCTGATCGCCCTGTTCTCGTTTTGA
- the frr gene encoding ribosome recycling factor, translating to MLNDVISEYEAHLKKATEALRHHLASIRTGRASSALVEHLHVEAYGMTMPLNQLANISVPEPRLIVIQPYDANMIKAIEKAIQQSDLGLNPSNDGRVIRLPVPPLTEERRRELVKMVRHRVEEVKISVRNQRRDAIDDLKKLEAEKLISEDELHRGQERIQQLTDRCTRELDQIGAEKEAEVMAV from the coding sequence ATGCTGAACGATGTAATCTCTGAATATGAGGCGCACCTGAAAAAGGCCACTGAAGCATTGCGACATCACCTGGCATCGATTCGCACTGGCCGCGCCTCGTCGGCGCTGGTTGAGCATCTTCACGTTGAAGCGTATGGTATGACCATGCCGCTCAATCAACTGGCCAACATCAGTGTGCCTGAGCCACGTCTGATTGTGATTCAGCCTTACGATGCCAATATGATCAAGGCAATTGAAAAAGCGATCCAGCAATCAGACCTTGGCTTGAACCCCAGCAACGATGGACGCGTGATCAGGCTGCCGGTGCCACCATTAACCGAAGAGCGCCGCCGTGAGCTGGTAAAAATGGTGCGACACCGGGTCGAAGAGGTGAAGATTTCAGTCCGTAATCAACGCCGCGATGCCATTGATGATCTGAAGAAGCTGGAAGCTGAAAAGCTGATCAGTGAAGATGAGCTACATCGTGGTCAGGAACGCATCCAACAGTTGACTGATCGCTGCACCCGTGAGCTTGACCAGATCGGTGCGGAAAAAGAGGCAGAAGTGATGGCAGTTTAG
- a CDS encoding metal-binding protein, whose product MPSARTHDLITVVSGIALTPVVYHACLEYAQFSPPTALACSLWFGGAHLVSGIMFSPDLDIDSAIDNRWGIFFWIWRPYMWLIPHRAFWSHSLIISPLLRLGYFAAVVYGLLLGIGWCLGQLGFAPPAYHRELATQVNVLIETYPRETWAFIIGFCTGSAAHTIADWLVTKGNWLLGGYGRRLRRRYRNHDQWLPRRERLRQ is encoded by the coding sequence ATGCCGTCTGCGCGAACTCACGATCTGATAACGGTTGTCAGTGGTATAGCATTGACACCGGTGGTATACCATGCCTGTCTTGAGTATGCCCAATTTAGCCCGCCAACGGCACTTGCCTGTAGTCTCTGGTTTGGCGGTGCGCATCTGGTATCGGGCATTATGTTTTCACCCGATCTTGACATCGACTCGGCAATTGATAACCGCTGGGGCATCTTTTTCTGGATATGGCGTCCCTACATGTGGTTGATCCCGCATCGTGCCTTCTGGAGTCATAGTCTGATTATTTCCCCGCTCTTGCGGCTGGGCTACTTTGCGGCTGTTGTGTACGGCTTATTGCTCGGTATCGGGTGGTGTCTCGGCCAGCTCGGTTTTGCACCACCGGCCTATCACCGTGAACTGGCAACGCAGGTTAACGTTCTGATCGAGACCTATCCGCGTGAGACGTGGGCATTTATCATCGGCTTTTGCACCGGCAGTGCTGCTCACACCATTGCCGATTGGTTGGTGACGAAGGGGAACTGGCTGCTGGGAGGGTATGGTCGTCGGTTACGACGGCGCTATCGCAATCATGACCAGTGGCTCCCACGGCGAGAGCGTTTGCGGCAATGA
- a CDS encoding MFS transporter: protein MTTTIPFAAFRSRDFRLLWFGNFVSLTGTEMTRAAVSWHILELSGGDPLALGAIGAARLVPLVLLALGSGVLADAIDRRRLMIGAQIAMMLCSLALALTANLGLAALWTIYTVTALAAAANTLGIPARQALIPSLVPREHLAGALSLNIVSWQLATIVGPTIGGLLIEYGGVGLVYWVDVVSFTAILLALLLMRPRPIAAEKRDISLQAAIEGLRFVWRTPLIWSTMLLDFLATFFSAATTLLPIYAQSILNVGPQGMGMLYAAPSVGAVIASVICSIWGAGNRQGPLLLWAVAIYGLSTVIFGLSTNFALSLLMLAINGAADTVSMVVRGNIRNLETPDELRGRMVAVNMLFFAGGPQLGEIEAGIAARLLGTQLSVALGGLACVIMTGIVAAKVPVLRNYTNGRRSLAESTSVAAAS, encoded by the coding sequence ATGACCACCACCATTCCGTTTGCTGCATTTCGTTCACGTGACTTTCGCCTGCTCTGGTTTGGCAACTTTGTATCGCTTACCGGCACCGAAATGACGCGGGCCGCGGTAAGCTGGCACATCCTCGAACTGTCAGGTGGTGATCCCCTCGCTTTGGGGGCTATCGGGGCGGCACGTCTGGTCCCGCTGGTGCTGCTGGCGCTCGGCAGTGGTGTCCTGGCCGATGCCATTGATCGGCGGCGGTTAATGATCGGTGCGCAGATTGCCATGATGCTCTGCTCGTTAGCCCTGGCCCTCACAGCGAATCTTGGCCTGGCAGCGCTCTGGACGATCTACACGGTTACTGCACTGGCAGCAGCCGCCAACACCCTCGGTATCCCGGCTCGCCAGGCCCTCATTCCATCGCTGGTGCCGCGTGAACACCTGGCCGGTGCGCTCAGCCTCAACATTGTCTCCTGGCAACTGGCAACCATTGTTGGGCCAACGATTGGTGGTCTGCTGATCGAATATGGTGGCGTAGGACTGGTCTACTGGGTTGATGTCGTCAGCTTCACTGCTATCTTGCTGGCGCTCCTGCTCATGCGTCCACGCCCAATTGCTGCCGAGAAGCGCGATATTAGCTTACAGGCGGCAATTGAAGGGTTGCGCTTTGTCTGGCGCACACCACTCATCTGGAGCACAATGCTGCTCGATTTTCTCGCCACCTTCTTCAGTGCCGCCACGACCCTGCTGCCCATTTACGCCCAATCTATTCTGAACGTTGGACCGCAGGGGATGGGAATGCTCTACGCCGCACCATCGGTAGGTGCCGTCATTGCCAGTGTTATCTGTTCGATCTGGGGTGCCGGTAATCGCCAGGGGCCACTACTGCTCTGGGCAGTGGCAATCTACGGTCTCAGCACTGTTATCTTCGGCCTGAGCACCAATTTTGCCCTATCGCTCCTCATGCTGGCCATCAATGGTGCTGCCGACACGGTGAGCATGGTGGTGCGGGGCAACATTCGCAACCTGGAAACTCCAGACGAGTTACGAGGCCGCATGGTCGCGGTGAACATGCTCTTCTTCGCCGGAGGACCACAACTCGGAGAGATCGAAGCCGGTATTGCCGCTCGCCTACTCGGCACCCAACTCTCGGTAGCCCTTGGTGGCCTGGCGTGTGTGATCATGACCGGGATTGTCGCAGCAAAGGTGCCGGTGTTACGCAACTACACCAACGGACGGCGCTCACTGGCAGAGTCAACCTCGGTTGCGGCAGCTTCGTAA
- the rpsB gene encoding 30S ribosomal protein S2, with protein sequence MTQALPRVVTIRELLEAGAHFGHPTNRWNPKMKPYIFTARNGIHIIDLQKTVTGLSRAYQFITELTARGEKVLFVGTKKQAQEAVMEEAVRSGQFYINQRWLGGTLTNFATIKRRLKLLSDLEEQRDRGDFARLTKAEAAKLEEKIVRLNRVFAGLKGMDRLPGAVFIIDPRKEELAVREAVKEGIPIVAMVDTNCDPDPIDYVIPCNDDAIRGIRLMAGKIADAAIEGTRRREMSQE encoded by the coding sequence ATGACACAGGCATTGCCGCGCGTCGTCACAATTCGCGAATTGCTGGAAGCGGGCGCCCACTTCGGACACCCAACGAACCGCTGGAACCCGAAGATGAAGCCGTACATCTTCACCGCCCGCAACGGGATCCACATCATCGACTTGCAAAAGACGGTTACCGGGCTAAGCCGGGCGTATCAGTTCATCACCGAACTTACCGCGCGCGGCGAAAAGGTTCTCTTTGTTGGCACCAAAAAGCAGGCGCAGGAAGCGGTGATGGAAGAGGCCGTGCGCTCTGGACAGTTCTACATCAATCAGCGCTGGCTGGGTGGCACGCTCACCAACTTCGCAACCATCAAACGCCGTCTCAAGCTGCTGAGCGATCTGGAAGAGCAGCGTGATCGCGGTGATTTTGCCCGCCTGACCAAAGCAGAAGCTGCCAAGCTCGAAGAGAAGATTGTCCGCCTCAACCGGGTCTTCGCCGGTTTGAAGGGTATGGATCGTCTGCCGGGTGCAGTGTTTATTATCGACCCGCGCAAGGAAGAGCTGGCAGTACGCGAAGCCGTCAAAGAGGGTATCCCGATTGTCGCAATGGTTGACACCAACTGCGACCCCGATCCAATCGATTACGTGATCCCGTGCAACGATGACGCGATCCGCGGTATTCGCCTGATGGCGGGCAAGATTGCCGATGCCGCCATTGAAGGCACACGACGACGCGAGATGTCTCAGGAGTAA
- a CDS encoding DUF4878 domain-containing protein — protein sequence MRLQSSDRFLLAIVGGSILLILVAVVIVLSRAEPTYRSGTEPGDVVFNYLLALQRGDYEQAHSLLSPTLPGYPRDAQVMRSQLRSLAVTQEEISYAVIDSRQNGDRATVTVQATTFFRTGLFGSSTSSYTFTVELLQHEGSWKLIANDDWRTWQWCWGQEGGCS from the coding sequence ATGCGTCTGCAATCAAGTGATCGGTTTTTACTCGCGATTGTTGGCGGTTCAATCCTCTTAATTCTTGTGGCCGTGGTGATAGTGCTAAGCCGTGCTGAGCCGACCTATCGTAGCGGTACTGAACCGGGTGATGTCGTCTTCAATTATCTGTTGGCTCTGCAGCGCGGTGATTACGAACAAGCGCATAGTCTGCTCTCGCCTACCCTGCCGGGCTATCCACGTGATGCACAGGTGATGCGTTCCCAGCTCAGAAGTCTCGCTGTCACGCAGGAAGAGATTAGCTATGCGGTAATCGATAGCCGGCAGAATGGTGATCGGGCAACAGTAACGGTACAGGCGACGACATTCTTTCGTACCGGCCTCTTCGGCAGCAGCACGTCGAGTTATACATTTACTGTTGAGCTTCTGCAACACGAGGGTAGCTGGAAATTAATTGCGAATGACGATTGGCGCACGTGGCAGTGGTGCTGGGGGCAAGAGGGAGGCTGCTCATGA
- the tpx gene encoding thiol peroxidase, giving the protein MTIERPDAFVFFGPQTVVGPELKPGDKAPDFTLINSKMQQVTLGDFAGKPLLISVVPSLDTGVCSKQTTRFNEEAARLAGQANFITVSADLPFAQARWCGANNADAIQTLSDHRDMSFGTAYGTYVPAYRIEQRAVFVVDRDGVIRYSEYVPVAGQEPNYDAALEVLKSLL; this is encoded by the coding sequence ATGACTATCGAGCGCCCGGATGCGTTCGTCTTCTTCGGCCCGCAAACAGTTGTCGGCCCTGAATTAAAACCGGGAGACAAAGCCCCCGATTTTACGCTGATCAACAGCAAAATGCAGCAGGTAACGCTGGGTGATTTTGCCGGCAAGCCCCTCCTGATTAGTGTGGTTCCCTCGCTGGATACCGGTGTGTGCAGCAAACAAACAACCCGCTTCAACGAAGAGGCGGCCCGCCTGGCCGGCCAGGCCAACTTCATCACCGTCAGCGCCGATCTACCTTTCGCCCAGGCGCGCTGGTGCGGCGCCAATAACGCCGATGCAATTCAGACCCTTTCCGACCACCGGGATATGAGCTTCGGCACTGCGTATGGCACGTATGTACCAGCTTATCGGATTGAGCAGCGGGCTGTATTTGTGGTTGACCGTGACGGTGTGATCCGATATAGCGAATACGTCCCGGTGGCCGGGCAGGAACCCAATTACGATGCAGCCCTTGAAGTACTGAAATCACTTCTCTAG
- a CDS encoding RNA methyltransferase — translation MNDIIVILHQPRDPRNIGAVVRAMLNTGCHHLRLVDPCPFDPATISAVAHRPDPVLANLTVHAHLSEAIADIRYLVGTSDRPHPGLPWRNDVRQWANETRQRAASTGPVAILFGSEGNGLSRDELVLCQEILGLPMASDYPVLNLAQAVLLVLYELQQVTTPLAPPPPPGEPPATLAARESLYTAVADLISTTNFVKSGTGQALHQRLRTIIARADLSERDAAVLTALLREVLRKLERR, via the coding sequence ATGAACGACATTATTGTCATTCTCCATCAACCGCGTGATCCGCGCAACATCGGCGCAGTGGTACGGGCAATGCTCAACACCGGCTGCCACCACCTGCGCCTGGTCGATCCCTGCCCGTTCGATCCCGCGACGATTAGCGCAGTTGCCCATCGCCCCGATCCCGTGCTGGCGAATCTCACCGTCCACGCACATCTATCGGAAGCTATCGCCGATATACGCTACCTGGTTGGCACCAGCGACCGCCCCCACCCCGGTCTGCCGTGGCGCAACGATGTCCGGCAATGGGCCAACGAAACCCGTCAACGCGCTGCCAGTACCGGCCCGGTCGCCATTCTTTTCGGTAGCGAAGGGAATGGCCTGAGTCGGGACGAATTAGTTTTATGTCAAGAAATTCTCGGCCTGCCGATGGCGTCTGACTATCCCGTCCTCAACCTGGCGCAGGCTGTTTTGCTTGTCTTGTATGAACTACAACAGGTGACGACTCCTCTTGCGCCACCTCCCCCGCCTGGTGAACCCCCGGCTACCCTGGCCGCACGTGAGAGTCTGTATACCGCTGTCGCAGATCTGATCAGCACCACCAACTTTGTCAAGAGTGGCACTGGACAGGCACTGCATCAGCGCCTGCGCACCATCATTGCCCGCGCCGACCTCAGCGAGCGCGATGCTGCCGTGCTGACGGCACTGCTACGCGAGGTGCTGAGGAAGTTGGAGAGGAGGTAG
- the tsf gene encoding translation elongation factor Ts, which produces MAVSIELVKELRERTGAGIKECRDILEQTGGDINKAIEILRERGIEAAAKKASREANEGLIGVYVHYGSRIAAMVELSCETDFVARTAEFGQLANDLAQHIVALNPRFISVNEVTDEMIAESGQSRQAFIEETVLLEQKFIKDPARTIEEKIKEAIAKLGENIVVRRFIRYEVGA; this is translated from the coding sequence GTGGCAGTATCAATTGAATTGGTGAAGGAATTGCGCGAGCGTACCGGTGCTGGCATTAAGGAGTGCCGGGACATTCTTGAGCAGACTGGCGGTGATATTAACAAGGCAATCGAGATTCTTCGCGAGCGTGGTATCGAGGCGGCTGCTAAGAAGGCTTCACGCGAAGCAAACGAGGGACTGATTGGCGTGTATGTGCACTATGGCTCGCGCATTGCGGCAATGGTTGAGCTGAGCTGCGAGACTGACTTTGTTGCCCGCACTGCTGAATTTGGCCAACTGGCCAACGACCTGGCCCAGCACATCGTCGCGCTCAATCCGCGCTTTATCAGCGTCAATGAAGTGACCGATGAAATGATCGCCGAGAGTGGTCAGTCACGCCAGGCGTTTATTGAGGAGACGGTACTGCTCGAACAGAAGTTCATCAAAGACCCGGCACGCACCATCGAAGAAAAGATCAAAGAAGCCATCGCAAAGCTGGGTGAAAACATCGTGGTCCGGCGGTTTATCCGCTACGAGGTTGGGGCATAA
- a CDS encoding isoprenyl transferase: protein MSEDNVLAGVAIPQHIAVIMDGNGRWAQQRGLPRIAGHRAGTENIRPIVTECARIGVRVLTLYAFSTENWNRPSLEVQGLMQILGEFIDREIQNLHAQNVHLRHLGRLSGLSPHLREKVNYAIELTRHNTGLTLAIAFNYGGRADIVDAVRAIVASGIPADQITDEVISAHLSTHGLPDPDMIIRTSGERRLSNFLIWQSAYSEYWFTPVFWPDFRPEHLHQAILDYGRRERRFGGLPKPG, encoded by the coding sequence ATGAGCGAGGATAATGTACTGGCCGGCGTAGCTATTCCGCAACATATTGCGGTCATTATGGATGGCAATGGACGTTGGGCGCAGCAACGTGGTCTGCCGCGCATCGCCGGCCATCGCGCCGGAACAGAAAATATTCGGCCAATCGTGACCGAATGTGCCCGAATTGGAGTACGGGTCTTAACCCTGTACGCCTTTTCGACGGAAAACTGGAATCGGCCATCGCTCGAAGTCCAGGGATTGATGCAAATCCTGGGCGAGTTTATCGACCGCGAGATCCAAAATTTGCACGCCCAAAATGTCCATCTGCGTCACCTTGGTCGTCTCAGTGGCCTCAGTCCTCACTTGCGGGAAAAGGTCAACTACGCCATTGAACTTACCCGCCACAACACCGGCCTGACCCTGGCAATCGCGTTTAATTACGGTGGCCGTGCCGATATTGTTGATGCTGTGCGGGCTATTGTTGCCAGTGGTATCCCTGCTGACCAGATTACTGATGAGGTGATCAGTGCGCATCTCTCGACGCATGGATTACCCGATCCCGATATGATTATTCGTACCAGTGGTGAACGTCGCCTCTCAAATTTTTTGATCTGGCAGTCGGCCTACAGCGAATACTGGTTCACGCCGGTGTTCTGGCCCGATTTTCGACCCGAGCATCTGCATCAGGCAATTCTTGACTATGGACGGCGCGAACGCCGCTTCGGCGGACTCCCCAAGCCGGGCTAA